The proteins below are encoded in one region of Kogia breviceps isolate mKogBre1 chromosome 8, mKogBre1 haplotype 1, whole genome shotgun sequence:
- the MRPS2 gene encoding small ribosomal subunit protein uS2m isoform X1 — translation MVLGSVLPRLLGAGVRRRPLQLHLVQTATPGPPGPSGRTLGSAAASEAREPERSSDLNERILSEPLKHFDFFNVKELFSVRSLFDARVHLGHKVGCRHRFMEPYIFGSRLDQDIIDLEQTATHLQLALNFTAHVAYRGGIILFVSRKRQFSHLIENMARDCGEYAHTRYFKGGLLTNAPLLLGPRVRLPDLLIFLHTLNNVFEPHTAVRDAAKMNIPTVGIVDTNCNPSLITYPVPGNDDSPPAVQLFCRLFHTTIKRAKEKRKQVEALYQLQGQEGAKGRGPADPPSPGVQAELDLGHSP, via the exons ATGGTGCTCGGCTCGGTTCTACCCCGGCTGCTCGGCGCGG GTGTCCGGCGCCGGCCGCTCCAGCTGCACCTCGTCCAGACGGCGACCCCGGGCCCGCCGGGGCCGAGCGGCAGGACGCTGGGGAGCGCCGCGGCCTCCGAGGCCCGGGAGCCCGAGCGCAGCAGCG atCTGAACGAGAGGATTCTGAGCGAGCCCCTCAAGCACTTCGACTTCTTCAATGTCAAGGAATTGTTTTCTGTAAGAAGTCTCTTCGATGCCCGGGTGCATCTGGGACACAAAGTTGGCTGTCGGCACAG GTTCATGGAGCCGTACATCTTCGGGAGCCGCTTAGACCAGGACATCATTGACCTGGAACAGACGGCGACGCACCTGCAGCTGGCCTTGAATTTCACGGCCCACGTGGCCTATCGCGGGGGCATCATCCTGTTTGTGAGCCGCAAGCGGCAGTTCTCACACCTGATCGAGAACATGGCCCGGGACTGCGGGGAATACGCCCATACCCGCTACTTCAAGGGCGGCCTGCTGACCAACGCGCCGCTCCTCCTGGGCCCCAGGGTCCGCCTGCCAGACCTCCTCATCTTTCTGCACACGCTCAACAACGTCTTTGAGCCCCACACGGCCGTGAGGGACGCGGCCAAGATGAACATCCCCACCGTGGGCATCGTGGACACCAACTGCAACCCATCCCTCATCACGTACCCTGTCCCGGGCAACGACGACTCGCCCCCCGCCGTCCAGCTCTTCTGCAGGCTCTTCCATACCACCATCAAGCGGGCCAAAGAGAAGCGCAAGCAGGTCGAGGCCCTGTACCAACTGCAGGGCCAGGAGGGCGCCAAGGGCCGCGGTCCAGCTGACCCTCCTTCCCCGGGAGTGCAGGCCGAGCTGGACTTGGGTCATTCCCCTTGA
- the MRPS2 gene encoding small ribosomal subunit protein uS2m isoform X2 — protein sequence MVLGSVLPRLLGADLNERILSEPLKHFDFFNVKELFSVRSLFDARVHLGHKVGCRHRFMEPYIFGSRLDQDIIDLEQTATHLQLALNFTAHVAYRGGIILFVSRKRQFSHLIENMARDCGEYAHTRYFKGGLLTNAPLLLGPRVRLPDLLIFLHTLNNVFEPHTAVRDAAKMNIPTVGIVDTNCNPSLITYPVPGNDDSPPAVQLFCRLFHTTIKRAKEKRKQVEALYQLQGQEGAKGRGPADPPSPGVQAELDLGHSP from the exons ATGGTGCTCGGCTCGGTTCTACCCCGGCTGCTCGGCGCGG atCTGAACGAGAGGATTCTGAGCGAGCCCCTCAAGCACTTCGACTTCTTCAATGTCAAGGAATTGTTTTCTGTAAGAAGTCTCTTCGATGCCCGGGTGCATCTGGGACACAAAGTTGGCTGTCGGCACAG GTTCATGGAGCCGTACATCTTCGGGAGCCGCTTAGACCAGGACATCATTGACCTGGAACAGACGGCGACGCACCTGCAGCTGGCCTTGAATTTCACGGCCCACGTGGCCTATCGCGGGGGCATCATCCTGTTTGTGAGCCGCAAGCGGCAGTTCTCACACCTGATCGAGAACATGGCCCGGGACTGCGGGGAATACGCCCATACCCGCTACTTCAAGGGCGGCCTGCTGACCAACGCGCCGCTCCTCCTGGGCCCCAGGGTCCGCCTGCCAGACCTCCTCATCTTTCTGCACACGCTCAACAACGTCTTTGAGCCCCACACGGCCGTGAGGGACGCGGCCAAGATGAACATCCCCACCGTGGGCATCGTGGACACCAACTGCAACCCATCCCTCATCACGTACCCTGTCCCGGGCAACGACGACTCGCCCCCCGCCGTCCAGCTCTTCTGCAGGCTCTTCCATACCACCATCAAGCGGGCCAAAGAGAAGCGCAAGCAGGTCGAGGCCCTGTACCAACTGCAGGGCCAGGAGGGCGCCAAGGGCCGCGGTCCAGCTGACCCTCCTTCCCCGGGAGTGCAGGCCGAGCTGGACTTGGGTCATTCCCCTTGA